Within Halobacterium jilantaiense, the genomic segment TCGGCGTCGCCGCAGCGACGACACCGACACCGCGGCGGCCTGACCGCGGGGCTGAAGGGCGTCGGCGGGCAACTGCCGGTATGCGCGTGACCGTGGAGGTGGTCGGCGGGGAGACCCGGGAGTTCGACGTGACCGACGAGACGTACGCCGACCTCCTCGCGGACCTCGACCTGAGTCCCCACGAGGTGTCCGTGATGGTCGACGGGACGCCGGTCCCGGAGGACCAGCCGGTCGACGCCGACCACGTCCGGGTGCTGCGACTCATTCAGGGCGGGTAGCGTGGCGGCCGCGAGCGACCTCGCAGTCCGGCCCGCCGGCTCCCGGGACCACCTCGGCGTGATGCGGGTGCTCGACGGTGCCAACCTCGCAGTCGACGCGAGCGTCGTCGAGGACCGCATCGACGCCGGCACCGTGCTCGTCGCCGACGACGCCAACCGCATCGTCGGCGCGCTCCTCGGCGTCCCACGGGACGGGACGGGGATGCACGTGGAAGCCATCGCGGTCCGGCGTCGCCGCCGCGGGCAGGGCATCGGCTCGCGGCTCGTCGGTGCCGCGGTGGCCCGCTGGCGTCCCGTCACGGCCGACTTCGACCCCGGCGTGAAACCGTTCTACGACGCGCTGGGCTTCGACTGCGAGCGCCGCGGCGAACGCTACCGGGGCACG encodes:
- a CDS encoding GNAT family N-acetyltransferase, whose product is MRVLDGANLAVDASVVEDRIDAGTVLVADDANRIVGALLGVPRDGTGMHVEAIAVRRRRRGQGIGSRLVGAAVARWRPVTADFDPGVKPFYDALGFDCERRGERYRGTLG
- the samp2 gene encoding ubiquitin-like small modifier protein SAMP2; its protein translation is MRVTVEVVGGETREFDVTDETYADLLADLDLSPHEVSVMVDGTPVPEDQPVDADHVRVLRLIQGG